Proteins from a genomic interval of Rickettsia sp. Oklahoma-10:
- a CDS encoding tyrosine-type recombinase/integrase, with the protein MVGNIMPVKSLLFTKEMLQEIKAPEAKRDIYKDTKEKGLLLIVSYGSSKIFYLGVVLSKKYHRIKIGVFPYLSIIDARLKASELKGKIAQGYNPIEEKARLSKEPTFKEFYDRYLDEYSKINNKRWKDYAASVDRYAKHLYNRKISTIQKADIQELFNKLTKTGKYGANRFLEVLSPVFSKAIEWELLTVNPVIGIKKHKEQSRDRYLTREEIPRFFTAISEEQNQVMKDFFLIALYTSVRKDNVLTMRWEQISFADKQLYLPDTKNGDPHRLPLLDQAVEILKARKEQSDSIWVFPSETSSSGHLQEPKKAWKRICKKAGIENLRIHDLRRTIPSWMAMTGANQYVIGQLLNHRDPRSTAVYTRLATDTAREYMQKAINEMISTVQQ; encoded by the coding sequence ATGGTAGGTAATATTATGCCAGTTAAATCATTACTTTTTACTAAAGAAATGCTTCAAGAAATAAAAGCTCCAGAAGCAAAGCGAGATATATATAAAGATACCAAAGAAAAAGGATTATTGCTAATCGTCTCATACGGTAGTAGTAAAATATTTTATTTAGGAGTGGTACTTAGTAAAAAGTATCATAGAATCAAAATAGGAGTATTTCCCTATCTATCTATTATTGATGCAAGACTCAAAGCATCTGAGTTAAAAGGGAAAATTGCTCAAGGATATAATCCTATAGAAGAAAAAGCTAGATTATCTAAAGAGCCTACCTTTAAAGAGTTTTATGATAGATACCTTGATGAATACAGTAAAATTAATAATAAAAGATGGAAAGATTATGCTGCTTCTGTAGATAGATATGCAAAACATTTATATAATAGAAAAATATCAACCATTCAAAAAGCAGATATTCAAGAATTATTTAATAAATTGACGAAAACTGGTAAATATGGAGCTAATAGATTTCTTGAAGTTTTAAGTCCTGTATTTAGTAAAGCAATAGAATGGGAATTATTAACAGTAAATCCAGTTATTGGCATAAAGAAGCACAAGGAACAATCTAGAGATCGATATTTAACTAGGGAAGAAATACCACGATTTTTTACAGCAATATCAGAAGAGCAAAACCAGGTAATGAAGGACTTTTTCTTAATAGCTTTGTATACATCAGTTCGTAAGGATAATGTACTTACTATGCGTTGGGAACAGATTAGTTTTGCTGATAAACAGTTATATCTTCCAGATACTAAGAATGGTGATCCTCACCGTTTACCTTTATTAGATCAGGCAGTAGAAATATTAAAAGCCAGGAAAGAGCAATCTGATAGCATTTGGGTATTTCCAAGTGAGACAAGCAGTAGTGGTCATTTGCAAGAACCAAAGAAAGCATGGAAGAGGATTTGTAAAAAGGCAGGAATAGAAAATTTAAGAATCCATGATTTAAGAAGAACAATACCAAGCTGGATGGCAATGACCGGAGCAAATCAATATGTAATAGGACAGCTTCTAAATCATAGAGATCCAAGATCAACGGCAGTTTATACTAGACTTGCCACTGATACTGCTCGAGAATATATGCAAAAAGCCATTAATGAAATGATCTCTACAGTTCAACAGTAA